From one Dermacentor silvarum isolate Dsil-2018 chromosome 3, BIME_Dsil_1.4, whole genome shotgun sequence genomic stretch:
- the LOC119444265 gene encoding uncharacterized protein LOC119444265, which translates to MAKCAFQERVLHLGNTKLEASLVEIIPNSWLKNSVYAINVYCSPRDNCQTFYSLTTKASSKARETPLVMAGDFNAPHEAWGYVRSITKGCILMQAVTDSSLELITDPHYPTRMGNSISRDTTPDLAFAKNAPRAEWHKLQNNLGSDHYIVEISLPVCAAPQRAFKIVDWDAFRKRRKDDHEEYETFADLVAKLKKSSCSRAAVTKTVETDLKLDRMDARLAHLVEAKNSLTRIAALNREIESYCKELGQQQWNEVCASVDGQMCAGGKWNLLKQLVDDTQSKRNYTLAIDRLVHKLTSEGASTNEVMDDVARRYLPIGQSGPEDYPAYGGKADEDLDAPFSVSEVRVALQGLNGRSAPGPDGISNRLLRNLDDGSIELLTKEINKAWAAGTVPDAWKEATVAEHVIHNRISRYVEKRQLLPPYMVGFRPSQSPQEVMLLIKRQIVDVVTTDVRGILALDLAKAFDTVKHKHVLDSVSRLNLGERFHAYVSPFLRDRKATINLGEIQSDGYALGTRGTPQAAGPTQRCSRLCKWPWTSRKNSSRARDWSSRRPSRSSCCIGPTERTASSTRRWIKYRSISKRRRVSESRGLIISGCSDWSSTLRATCKRSYDSFHW; encoded by the exons ATGGCAAAGTGTGCCTTCCAGGAGCGCGTTCTGCACCTTGGCAACACCAAGCTGGAAGCGTCGCTCGTCGAGATCATACCAAACAGCTGGCTCAAGAACAGCGTCTACGCTATCAATGTGTACTGCTCTCCTAGGGACAACTGCCAGACCTTCTACAGCCTAACGACCAAGGCGTCGTCCAAGGCGAGAGAGACACCGCTCGTTATGGCTGGTGATTTCAACGCACCGCACGAAGCCTGGGGCTACGTGAGAAGCATTACCAAAGGCTGCATACTCATGCAGGCAGTAACTGACAGCTCCCTAGAACTGATCACCGACCCCCATTACCCCACGCGCATGGGAAACTCGATATcgagagacaccaccccggacctggCCTTCGCCAAGAACGCGCCGAGAGCGGAGTGGCATAAATTACAAAACAacctaggcagtgaccactacatcgtgGAAATCTCCCTCCCGGTATGCGCGGCCCCGCAGAGGGCCTTCAAAATAGTGGACTGGGACGCTTTCCGCAAGAGAAGGAAGGACGACCACGAAGAATACGAGACCTTCGCGGACCTCGTAGCGAAGCTCAAGAAGTCAAGCTGCAGTCGAGCTGCAGTCACCAAGACCGTCGAAACGGACCTCAAGCTCGACCGCATGGACGCTCGATTGGCGCACCTGGTCGAAGCCAAGAATTCTCTCACG AGGATCGCGGCCCTCAACCGCGAGATCGAATCGTACTGCAAGGAGCTCGGCCAGCAGCAATGGAACGAAGTCTGTGCGTCGGTCGACGGACAGATGTGcgcgggaggcaagtggaacctcctcaagcagttaGTGGACGACACGCAGTCCAAGAGAAACTACACTCTGGCCATCGACAGGCTGGTTCACAAGCTCACTAGCGAAGGCGCATCTACGAACGAAGTGATGGACGACGTCGCGCGTCGCTACCTCCCCATCGGGCAGTCCGGGCCGGAAGATTACCCGGCCTACGGCGGCAAAGCGGACGAGGACCTCGACGCCCCCTTCTCTGTCTCGGAAGTCAGAGTGGCCCTTCAAGGCCTCAATGGAAGATCGGCTCCCGGGCCGGATGGAATTTCGAACAGGCTCCTTCGAAATCTGGACGACGGCTCGATCGAACTGCTCACCAAGGAAATCAACAAAGCCTGGGCGGCCGGAACCGTACCGGATGCCTGGAAGGAAGCCACA gtggcggagcatgtcatcCACAACAGAATATCGAGGTATGTCGAGAAACGACAGCTCCTCCCACCGTACATGGTGGGTTTCAGACCCTCGCAGTCCCCTCAAGAGGTCATGCTACTGATCAAGAGGCAGATAGTCGACGTGGTCACGACAGACGTCCGAGGCATCTTGGCGCTGGACCtcgcgaaggctttcgacaccgtcaaacacaagcacgtcctcgACTCTGTGTCGAGATTGAACCTGGGcgaacgctttcacgcgtacgtcagcCCTTTCCTCAGGGATCGTAAGGCCACGATCAACTTGGGCGAGATCCAGTCGGACGGATACGCGCTGGGAacccgcggcacgcctcagg CGGCGGGTCCGACGCAGCGGTGTAGCAGGCTCTGCAAGTGGCCCTGGACGTCGCGGAAGAATtcctcgagggcacgggactggtcctctcgccgaccaagtcggagctcctgCTGTATCGGCCCGACAGAAAGGACCGCAAGTTCCACACGCCGCTGGATCAAGTACCGATCTATCTCAAAACGAAGACGGGTCAGCGAatcccgagggttgattatctcagggtgctcggactggtcatcaacgcTCAGGGCAACGTGCAAACGATCGTACGACTCGTTTCACTGGTGA